AGCGCCGCCGGCAGGGCCTATGCGGCGTGCGAGTGGATCTTCGAGGGGTTCCGCAGGGCCGGATCAAAGGATCCCGGGCCCCTTGCGAACGCCATGAGAGCAGTTTCGGACACAGCTCTCGGTTCTTCAACCTTTTCAGTCAACCCTGCAACCCACCGTCCCTTTGCCAGGGAAACCGCCATTCTTGAGGTGGAGAACCGGACCTTCAGGCCGGTGGATTTTTTCCAGGTCAAAGGCCCGGAATATCTGCCATGATGAAAAGTCGCTGTTTTCAACCATTGAGGAGGATGACAACATGAAATTGAGGGACGTGGCACAGAGTATACGGGCGGAAGTGCTCTACGGAGAGGAACTGCTCGACACCATCGACATCGAGTGCGCCTACGGCGCCGACCTTATGAGCGACGTGCTGGCCTTTGCCCGTCCGGGATCCCTTCTCCTCACCGGGCTGACGAACATCCAGATTGTCAGGACAGCCCAGATGCTCGACCTCCCTGCTGTGGTCTTCGTCCGCGGGAAGAAGCCCCAGGAGGCGGCGGTGAAGCTTGCCTCCCAGATCAAGATGCCGCTGCTTCTGTGCCAGATGAGCATGTTCGAGACGTGCGGCATTCTCTTCGCGAAAGGAATTCTGCCCTGTCACATACCTGACAGAGGGGTGTAGAGCGTGGGGCAGGAGCCGTACGTCGAGGAGTATACTATCCAGGCGGGGGATTTTACCTCTATCGGCGAAGCCTCCACGAAATTCCGGGCGACCCTCAAGATGCTCGGGATTCCCTCGGAAGTTGTCCGAAGGGCGGCGGTAGTGGCCTATGAGGCGGAGATGAACGCCATGATCCATGGGGGAGGGGGAACTCTCCGCATGACAGTGGCGTCGGATCACCTGGAGATCATGGCCGCCGATCAGGGGCCGGGCATTCCCGACGTCGCTCTGGCCATGCAGGAAGGGTATTCCACCGCCTCCGACGAGATTCGGGAGCTTGGGTTCGGTGCGGGAATGGGACTGCCGAACATCGAGCGGAATTCCGACAGGATGAACATCGAAACGGAAGTGGGAACCGGGACGGTCCTCACAGCGAGAATAGACTTTCCGGGACAGTGATCTTTTTCTTCGCCCGGAGCGGCAGGCTGCAGCGGAATGACATGAAGGAGTGGTGAAGGTGTCCGGAGGAATTAGGGTTCGTGAAGCCCGGTGCCGAGGGTGCGCCAACTGCATAAAATCGTGTCCCACCGAAGCTATCCGGGTGATTGACGGACTGATACGCATAATCCCCGATCTGTGTATCGATTGCGGAGAGTGCATACGAAGCTGCAGGGACAAAGCCATCACCTTGAACGAGGATGAATGGGATCTTCTCAAGTCCAGGGATGGGCTGGTCCTCATGGCAGATCCCACCTTTTATGTCCAGGTGGGCGCCTATTCCCGCCCAAGGCTCATGAAGGAGGCCCTGGAACATCACGGGCTCAGGGACATTGCGGAGTATGCATCGATAGCCTTTGACCTTGCTGCCTACGCGGCGGCGGGCGTCATCCGTGAGGGAGGGGAAAACCGTCCGTATATCTCCACCTACTGCCCTGCCGTCATCAGGCTCATCCAGATCAACTTCCCGGAGCTCGTGGGAAGAATCCTGCCAGTGGAATCGCCCCTGGAGACGGCGGTTACCATCTGGAGGAATGCCACGGGAGGCAAGGAAAAAGTGACCCTCGTCGCTCCCTGTCCCGCCAAGGCAACCCTCGTCCGGTGCCCCGTGGGCAGAGAGAAGAGCTCTCTGGAGTACGTGGTAAGCGTACAAAAGGTCATCCGCGACCTTCTCGCCTGTAACGTCAAGGTAACGGGCACGAAGACGAAGGCTATCAGCAGACGGTGGCTTCTCTGGTCCATTTCCGGGGGCGAGTCGAGGCATATTTCGTCCTTCTCGGACAAGGGGCTCACCTCAGTGGCCGTCTCCGGCCTGAGAAATACCATGGACCTGCTCAACGAGCTGGAACTCGGCCGGTTCGGGGGAGTGGACTTCATCGAGTGCAGGGCCTGCGATCTCGGATGCATCGGCGGAACGGGAACCTACGAATCCCGGTTCCTCTCCCAGCTTCGCCTCGACAATATCGAGACGGAGTGGCTGCCCTCCCACGAGGAGATGGAAGAAATACGGACCTGCTACGACAAGGGGATATGGCGCCTGGACAATCCTATCCAGGTGAAGGAGCGGCTGCCCCTCTCCCAGGACCTGGGGGAAGCCATGGCCAAGCTCCGGGAGATGGACGCCATTTACGCAGGGTTGCCCCACATAGACTGCGGATCCTGCGGCCGTCCCTCCTGCCGTGCCCTTGCGGAGGACATCGTCCGCGGGCAGGGAGACGAGACGGACTGCATCTTCAAACTGAGAGAGCGCATCACCGCCCTGAGCGGTGAGATACGGGCTCTTTCGTCCAAGCTGCCCCACACCCTTCATCCCTCGGGAAAAAAGAGGCAGGGGACATGAAGATTTCCGGCATTACGGAACTCCTCGGCCTCACGGTCTATTCCCCCGGCGACCCGGCCAGGGAGATAGGAGGCGTCATTATAGGAGACCTTCTGAGCTTCATCATGGCGGAGGCCAGGGAAGGATGGCTCTGGATCACTATCCAGGTGCATCTGAACGTGGCGGCGGTGGCCGTTCTCAAGGAAGTGCCCTTTGTCCTCATAGCGTCCGGGAGAAAACCGGAGAAGGATCTCGTCGACCGGTGCCTTGCCGAAGGCATCACCCTCGCAGGCACGGATATGTCAGCCTTCGAGGCTGCAGGGCGGCTCTGGGAGGCCGGCCCGAAAAGGCTGACATGAGCCCGGCCCCCTTCTGGGTGGACCTTCATCTTCATACAGTCCTTTCTCCCTGCGGCGAACTGGAAATGGGGGCTCCGGAGATCGTGGAAGCCTACAGGAAGGCGGGCATCGCCCTCTGCGCCGTGACCGACCACAATGCCTCGGACAACGTGGAGGCAGTCGCCGAGGCCGCCGGAGGCAACCCTGTCGTTCTTCCCGGGATGGAAGTGCAGACTGCGGAGGATATTCATGTACTCGTGATTTTCCCCGGCCTTTCTGAGGCCGGGAATTTTCAGAAGTGGCTCTGGAAGAAAATGCCGCCGGTGGCGAACCGTCCGGAAATTTTCGGAGACCAGCTGATCATCGACAAGGACAACGGCATCACCGGAGAGCAGAAAATTCTGCTTGTCCAAGGTGCAGGGTATTCCGCCGACGAGACGGCTGAAGAGGCCCGGAGCAGGGGAGGGCTGGTTATCCTCGCCCACCTTGACCGGCCGTCCTTTTCCTACGAGGCGGTTCTCGGCCCTGTACCCGACGATTTTCCCTGCCACGCCCTGGAACTTTCCCCCGCAGTTTCCCACAGTGAATTTGCCCGTTGGAGAGAACGGTACCCCCATCGTATCTTCATCCGCTCTTCCGATTCCCACAGGCTTTCCACCATCTCCCGGGACAGGTGCACCGCCATGATGCTGGAATCCCCATGCTTCAGCGAGGTTGAGCTCGCCCTCGGCGGCCGGGAAGGACGCTCGGTGGTCTGCCCCTGGGGCGACGGTTACCGGTGGCGCCGCTCCAGCTCGGCGTAGACTTCTCTGGGGCTCACTCCGGAAGCGAGCAGGGCCGCCTCGAGGTGATAGAGAAGGTCCGCCGCCTCGCATACCGTTTCCTTCCTGTCTCCGGCCGCCACGGCAAGAGCGGTTTCAACCCCTTCCTCCCCGACCTTCTGCGCCACTCTCCGCAGCCCCTTTGACAGGAGCCGAGCGGTGTAGCTTTCGGCGGGGTCGTCAAAACGTCGTTTTTCCAGGTATCTCCAAAGGACGCCGGGAAAAGTTCCCCGTCCTTCGCAGGGGGGGGTGAGAAGCCTGTGGAAGCACGTCCGTTCTCCCGTGTGACATGCGGGGCCGGCCGGTTCCGCAAGGGCGAGAAGGGCATCACCGTCGCAGTCCAGCCTGAGTTCCTGGAGGGCGAGGGTGTTTCCGCTTGTTTCGCCCTTTTTCCAGATCTCCCTGCGGGACCGGCTCCAGAAGGTCATCATGCCGGAGGAAAGAGCGGCTTCAAGCGCTTCCCTGTTCGCCCAGGCCATCATGAGCACCTCTCCGGAAAGGACATCCTGCACGATGACGGGAACCAGTCCGTCTCCGTCAAATTTCACATCCTCCAATGAAAATACCATATTCATCACCTCGGCGGGCGGACGGGAATGCCCCGTTCCGCGAGATAGCGTTTCAGATCGGGGATGCGTATCTCCCCGAAGTGGAAGACGGAGGCCGCCAGGGCGGCGTCGCTTCCTGCCCGGAATGTGTTCAGTATATGCTCCATGGACCCGGCGCCGCCTGAGGCGATGAGAGGGACAGGAACCTTTCCCGAGACCATGGCGTTGAGTTCGTCGTCGTAACCCCTTTTCACCCCGTCCCTGTCCATGGAGGTCAGCAGAATCTCTCCGCATCCCCTCCGGACACCTTCTACGATCCACTCCAGGGCGTCCTGCCCGGTAGGGGTTCTTCCTCCGTCGATGAAAACTTCCCATTTCCCCGTTCCGCACCGCCCGGCGTCCACCGCCAGCACCACAGCCTGCTTTCCGAGCAGAGCGGCACATTCCTCGATGAGGGAAGGATTCCGGACCGCGGCGGAGTTCAGCGAGATTTTGTCCGCCCCGAGGGTGATAATATCCCTGGCCTGTTCCACCGACGAAATTCCGCCTCCTACGGTAAAGGGGATAAACAGGGCATCGGCAACCGACGATACCCAGGCGGTCATGGTCCGCCTTCGCTCCGCCGAGGCTGTGATGTCGAGGAATACCAGTTCATCGGCTCCCTCCTCCATGTATGCGGCGGCCATCCTGGCCGGATCCCCGGCGTCCCTGAGGTTCACAAAGTTTACTCCCTTGACCACCCTTCCGTCCTTGACGTCCAGGCAGGGGATGATTCTTTTCGTCAGCATTCCGAAGCCTCCTTCAGGGCGTCCTCGAGCCGCACCGCCCCCTCGTACAGAGCCCTGCCGAGGACGGCGCCGGACATTCCGTCCCGGGCCAGGGTGCGGATGTCCTCCAGGGACGATATGCCGCCGGCGGCGATAAAGGAAAGATCGGGAAAGGAGCTCCTCAGGCTTCGGTACATCTCCCTGTCCGGTCCCGTCCCCGTTCCGTCCCGATGAACGGCGGTGACGAGGAATAGGGTAAATCCCGAAGCGGCGATCCGTTCCACGAGCCGTTCCGGAGAGAGGGCGGCCGTTTCCTGCCAGCCGGAGACGGCAACCCGGCCGTTCCGGATGTCCACTGCGGGGATGACACTCTTCCCGAACCTCCGGAAAAGAGTTTCTCCCCCGGCTGGGTCAGAGGCGAACAGGCTGCCGGAGTAGACTCTTTCGGCCCCTGCCGAAAAAGCTGCTTCAAGGTGTTCCTCCGTCCGGAGGCCTCCGCCGTACTGGATCCTGAGCCCTGCGGCCTGTAGCGTTTCGATGGCGGAAAGATGGCAGGGGAAGCCTTTTTTCGCCCCCTCGAGGTCGATGACGTGGATCCAATCAGCTCCTGCTTCCAGGAAGGAGCGGGCCGTTCCCGCGATATCGGAGCCGAACACCGTCCGTTCATCGAATCGTCCTTGCCGGAGTCGGACAATTTCCCCCCCGAAAAGATCCATGGCCGGGAAAATCTCCATCAAGGCACCTTCTTCCGTATGTGGGCGGAAACCAGGGAAAGATGGTCCAGGCCTACCCGGCCGCTCCGCTCCGGATGGAACTGAAAACCGGCGATCCGTCCCCTGAGAACCATGGAGGTGAAGACGGTACCTCCCACAGATGTCTGCCCTGCGGCAAAGGCTGGGTCGAACAGAGCGTAGCTGTGAACGAAGTAAAAATATTCTCCCGAGGGGACCGCAGGGGTGAATTCGGGGGGCTTCCCCGTCCATTCCACCGAGTTCCATCCCATGTGGGGGATTTTCTCTGCTTCCAGGAGGCGAATTTCTCCCGGTATGAGGCCGAGGCCGGGATGATCCCCGTCCTCGAGACCCCGTTCGCAGAGGAGCTGCATGCCGAGGCAGATGCCGAGAAGAGGATTCCCTTCCGCAGCCCATGCAATAAGGCGGTCCGCCCAGCCTGATGCCCTGAGTCTTGCCGAAGCAGGGCCGAAGGCCCCCACTCCCGGGAGGACGGCCAGGGAGAATTCCGGCGTGAGCTCCGCCGGGGAGGAAAGAAGCAGGGCTTCCTCCCCGAGGGAGTTGAAAGCCCGGCGGACATTGCCCGTATTGCCCACCTGGTAGTCGACGATGGCGATCATACAAAAGTCCCCTTGGTGCTCTGAAGGTTCTCCGCGGGGAGGAACGCATCTCTCATGGCCCGTCCCGTCCCCTTGAAGAGGGCTTCGGCGAGATGGTGGGCGTTGTCGCAGGCGAGGGCCTGGGCGTGGAGCGTGATTTTGCCCTCCCTGCAGAAGGCCTTCCAGAATTCCGGGATGAGCTCCAGGTCAAAGTCGCCGCACTTTTCCGCCGGGAAAACGCCCTTCCATTCAAACTGCCCCCTGCCGCCCAGGTCCGCCGCGGCCAGCACGAGGGAACCATCCATGGGAAGGGCGCACCATCCGTACCGCTTTCTCGGTTTTTCAGCCGCCGCCGTGCCGAAGGCCCGTCCCAGGACGATGCCCAGGTCCTCAGTGAGGTGGTGCCAGTCCACTTCTTCGTCCCCGACCGCCTCCACCACCAGCCCCATGCCGGCATGGAAAGCGAACAGCTCCACCATGTGGCGGAGAAAGCCGCAGGTGACCGACACACTGATCTCTCCTCCCTCCGGAAGAAGTTCAAGGGAAATCGCCGTTTCTTTCGTTTTTCGCTCCAGTTTTACTGTCATGACCGTTTCTCCTTCACGAGGGAAGATATTTTGTTCATTACCGACCGGACTTCCTTCCACCGCAGCGCGGTGCTTTTCCTGCTTGCCACAAGCCTGAGGGAGACGTCGCATACGTGCTCCAGGACTTCAAGACTGTTGGCCCTGAGGGTGCTTCCCGTCTGGACGATATCAAGGATGCAGTCGCTCAGGCCGAGTTTTGGGGCCAGCTCGATGGAGCCGTGGAGGTGGATGATGTCCACTTGGGCTCCCCTGGCGGAGAAGTGCCCGTCGGCGATGCGGGGGTATTTAGTGGCAACCTTCAGCCCCATGAGTTCCGAAGCGTGTCCCCGGAAGCGTTCCGCCTGGCTCCTCGGGCCTGCCACCACTACGGAGCATCTGCCTGCCCCCGTGTCCAGCAGTTCCACCACGGGCATGGCACTTTCGAGAAGGACGTCGCCGCCGACAAAGGCCAGGTCCGCCGTCCCATAGCTCACGTACAGGGGAACGTCGGAGGGTTTGGCAAGTATATACCGGAAATCGCCCGCTTCTATGACGAGTTTTCTTCCAGGGGAAGCGAGTCCGTCGCAAGGCAGCCCCGCCAGGGAGATCATCTCCGCGGCATCCGTAAATACCCGGCCCGTGGGAAGGGCTATGGTGAGCATCACGATGCACCCCCCTTCCCGTCAGGGGGGAGAGTGTAGGCTGTCCCCGAGGCAAGATCGACCCATGAGCGGCATCCCCGCTTTTCCGCTGCCTGGAGAGACGTGTTTCTGTCGACGTTCCAGTTCATTTCTATACAGGTGCCGTCCGAGGAAAGATCTGCCGCCCTCCGGAGGGCTTCATCCGGAGAAAGACCCCCAGCCCAGGCCATCACCTGCGACCTCCGGGCGCGAAATCGTGAGAGACCTGCCGCCTGTTCAAGGTCGAGGGCGAACCCCATGGCCTGCCCCATGAGACCGCAGGAAGAAAGAAGCCTGTCGTACCGTCCCCCGCCTCCGAGAGACCTGCCGGACTCCCATGAATAGACTTCGAAAAGGGGACCGCTGTAGTAGCCCGGATCCCTTGCCAAGGAAAGGTCGATGGAGATCCTGTTCCCGTAGCCCTGGCTTTCCAGGGTCGCTGCCGTTGTCTTGAGGGCCGAAAGGGGGGCTCCCCTGCCCCAAAGCTTCTCCGCCTCGGCAAGGACGGAGATGTCGCCCCGGAGGCGGGGGATGGCCGAGAGGATCGTCCGGTAAAAATCGGGAATGTTCCCTTTCTCGAGGACGGCGAAATAGTCGGGAAGACTTCCTCTCCTGAGAGCGTCGGCGAGGCTCTCAGCAGCGGAGGATTCCGCCGACGCAAGGGCCCTTTGCAGAAATGTCGAGTCGCCGAGGGCAATGGTCGTCCGTTCAAGCCCGAGGGCGTCGAGAACCCGAAGGAGCAAGGAGAGCATCTCGGCGTCGGCCCCTTCCCCTTCCCACCCGAGGAGTTCCGCCCCGATCTGGAAGGATTCGATGGACGTCCTCGGAGGGGCGGACTTCATGTACACTCTGTCGCTGTAACAGATGCGCAGGGGGCGTTCTTCCGGGGCGTAATGGGACGCCAGGTACGCGACGGCGGCCAGGGTGATGTCTCCCCTCAGGCAGCACGGCTCGCCATAGGGCGTGGTCAGGGCGACGAGCCGTGACCTGACCTGGGAGGGCAGCTTGTCCCATGCCGATTCAAGGAGCTGGAGACCGGACGGAAGAAAGGGCGAGTAACCCCAGCTTTCGAAGAAGGCGATGAAAATCCTCCGGCACTCCTCCATGGCGGAAGCGAGCTCCCCCCCAACATTGACGCAACCTCTTGGCAGCCTGTTCATCATGATTCGGCTCCCGGGTCGGATTGTGTTCATAAATTCTTCCTCGCTTTATTAAGATGATATGTTAGAGTGTTGAGATGTTGGTCTCAAGGATGGTATCATTATATCCACCGGGTGTAAAGCTGCAGAAAAATCATTCATCTGCCGCCCGGAGGTGAAGGAGGAGAATCGGTGGCGAAGGGAGAAAAGGGGAGATACGTCTGTTCAGCCTGTGGTGCCGTTGCCTCCCTCTGGACGGGGAAATGCGCCTCCTGCGGGGAGTGGGGCGCTCTGGAGAAGGAACCGGACGCTCCCGTTCCCGGTGCGTCCGTCCGTTCGTCCCGGGCGTCAAGGGTAGACGTTGCCTCGGTGGTTCCGCCGGAAAGGATACCCACGGGACTGGACGAGTTCGACCGGGTTCTCGGCGGGGGATGGGTCCCCGGTGGGGTTTTTCTCCTCGGGGGAAAGCCGGGGATCGGGAAATCCACCCTTCTTCTTCAAACCTGCGGGATGATGGCTTCGGCCGGACACAGGGTTCTCTATGTTTCCGGCGAAGAATCGGAATCCCAGGTGGCCCTGAGGGCCCGCAGGCTGGAATCGGCCTCTGCCGGACTGGATCTTTTCTGCGACAGTGACCTGTCTGCCGCCCTTTC
This genomic window from Aminivibrio sp. contains:
- a CDS encoding DRTGG domain-containing protein; the encoded protein is MKLRDVAQSIRAEVLYGEELLDTIDIECAYGADLMSDVLAFARPGSLLLTGLTNIQIVRTAQMLDLPAVVFVRGKKPQEAAVKLASQIKMPLLLCQMSMFETCGILFAKGILPCHIPDRGV
- a CDS encoding ATP-binding protein, with the translated sequence MGQEPYVEEYTIQAGDFTSIGEASTKFRATLKMLGIPSEVVRRAAVVAYEAEMNAMIHGGGGTLRMTVASDHLEIMAADQGPGIPDVALAMQEGYSTASDEIRELGFGAGMGLPNIERNSDRMNIETEVGTGTVLTARIDFPGQ
- a CDS encoding [Fe-Fe] hydrogenase large subunit C-terminal domain-containing protein, coding for MSGGIRVREARCRGCANCIKSCPTEAIRVIDGLIRIIPDLCIDCGECIRSCRDKAITLNEDEWDLLKSRDGLVLMADPTFYVQVGAYSRPRLMKEALEHHGLRDIAEYASIAFDLAAYAAAGVIREGGENRPYISTYCPAVIRLIQINFPELVGRILPVESPLETAVTIWRNATGGKEKVTLVAPCPAKATLVRCPVGREKSSLEYVVSVQKVIRDLLACNVKVTGTKTKAISRRWLLWSISGGESRHISSFSDKGLTSVAVSGLRNTMDLLNELELGRFGGVDFIECRACDLGCIGGTGTYESRFLSQLRLDNIETEWLPSHEEMEEIRTCYDKGIWRLDNPIQVKERLPLSQDLGEAMAKLREMDAIYAGLPHIDCGSCGRPSCRALAEDIVRGQGDETDCIFKLRERITALSGEIRALSSKLPHTLHPSGKKRQGT
- a CDS encoding serine kinase, yielding MKISGITELLGLTVYSPGDPAREIGGVIIGDLLSFIMAEAREGWLWITIQVHLNVAAVAVLKEVPFVLIASGRKPEKDLVDRCLAEGITLAGTDMSAFEAAGRLWEAGPKRLT
- a CDS encoding histidinol-phosphatase, whose product is MSPAPFWVDLHLHTVLSPCGELEMGAPEIVEAYRKAGIALCAVTDHNASDNVEAVAEAAGGNPVVLPGMEVQTAEDIHVLVIFPGLSEAGNFQKWLWKKMPPVANRPEIFGDQLIIDKDNGITGEQKILLVQGAGYSADETAEEARSRGGLVILAHLDRPSFSYEAVLGPVPDDFPCHALELSPAVSHSEFARWRERYPHRIFIRSSDSHRLSTISRDRCTAMMLESPCFSEVELALGGREGRSVVCPWGDGYRWRRSSSA
- the hisIE gene encoding bifunctional phosphoribosyl-AMP cyclohydrolase/phosphoribosyl-ATP diphosphatase HisIE, giving the protein MKFDGDGLVPVIVQDVLSGEVLMMAWANREALEAALSSGMMTFWSRSRREIWKKGETSGNTLALQELRLDCDGDALLALAEPAGPACHTGERTCFHRLLTPPCEGRGTFPGVLWRYLEKRRFDDPAESYTARLLSKGLRRVAQKVGEEGVETALAVAAGDRKETVCEAADLLYHLEAALLASGVSPREVYAELERRHR
- the hisF gene encoding imidazole glycerol phosphate synthase subunit HisF, whose amino-acid sequence is MLTKRIIPCLDVKDGRVVKGVNFVNLRDAGDPARMAAAYMEEGADELVFLDITASAERRRTMTAWVSSVADALFIPFTVGGGISSVEQARDIITLGADKISLNSAAVRNPSLIEECAALLGKQAVVLAVDAGRCGTGKWEVFIDGGRTPTGQDALEWIVEGVRRGCGEILLTSMDRDGVKRGYDDELNAMVSGKVPVPLIASGGAGSMEHILNTFRAGSDAALAASVFHFGEIRIPDLKRYLAERGIPVRPPR
- a CDS encoding 1-(5-phosphoribosyl)-5-[(5-phosphoribosylamino)methylideneamino] imidazole-4-carboxamide isomerase — encoded protein: MEIFPAMDLFGGEIVRLRQGRFDERTVFGSDIAGTARSFLEAGADWIHVIDLEGAKKGFPCHLSAIETLQAAGLRIQYGGGLRTEEHLEAAFSAGAERVYSGSLFASDPAGGETLFRRFGKSVIPAVDIRNGRVAVSGWQETAALSPERLVERIAASGFTLFLVTAVHRDGTGTGPDREMYRSLRSSFPDLSFIAAGGISSLEDIRTLARDGMSGAVLGRALYEGAVRLEDALKEASEC
- the hisH gene encoding imidazole glycerol phosphate synthase subunit HisH; translation: MIAIVDYQVGNTGNVRRAFNSLGEEALLLSSPAELTPEFSLAVLPGVGAFGPASARLRASGWADRLIAWAAEGNPLLGICLGMQLLCERGLEDGDHPGLGLIPGEIRLLEAEKIPHMGWNSVEWTGKPPEFTPAVPSGEYFYFVHSYALFDPAFAAGQTSVGGTVFTSMVLRGRIAGFQFHPERSGRVGLDHLSLVSAHIRKKVP
- a CDS encoding imidazoleglycerol-phosphate dehydratase produces the protein MTVKLERKTKETAISLELLPEGGEISVSVTCGFLRHMVELFAFHAGMGLVVEAVGDEEVDWHHLTEDLGIVLGRAFGTAAAEKPRKRYGWCALPMDGSLVLAAADLGGRGQFEWKGVFPAEKCGDFDLELIPEFWKAFCREGKITLHAQALACDNAHHLAEALFKGTGRAMRDAFLPAENLQSTKGTFV
- the hisG gene encoding ATP phosphoribosyltransferase, with protein sequence MLTIALPTGRVFTDAAEMISLAGLPCDGLASPGRKLVIEAGDFRYILAKPSDVPLYVSYGTADLAFVGGDVLLESAMPVVELLDTGAGRCSVVVAGPRSQAERFRGHASELMGLKVATKYPRIADGHFSARGAQVDIIHLHGSIELAPKLGLSDCILDIVQTGSTLRANSLEVLEHVCDVSLRLVASRKSTALRWKEVRSVMNKISSLVKEKRS
- a CDS encoding ATP phosphoribosyltransferase regulatory subunit; protein product: MMNRLPRGCVNVGGELASAMEECRRIFIAFFESWGYSPFLPSGLQLLESAWDKLPSQVRSRLVALTTPYGEPCCLRGDITLAAVAYLASHYAPEERPLRICYSDRVYMKSAPPRTSIESFQIGAELLGWEGEGADAEMLSLLLRVLDALGLERTTIALGDSTFLQRALASAESSAAESLADALRRGSLPDYFAVLEKGNIPDFYRTILSAIPRLRGDISVLAEAEKLWGRGAPLSALKTTAATLESQGYGNRISIDLSLARDPGYYSGPLFEVYSWESGRSLGGGGRYDRLLSSCGLMGQAMGFALDLEQAAGLSRFRARRSQVMAWAGGLSPDEALRRAADLSSDGTCIEMNWNVDRNTSLQAAEKRGCRSWVDLASGTAYTLPPDGKGGAS